The following are encoded in a window of Actinomyces oris genomic DNA:
- a CDS encoding LPXTG cell wall anchor domain-containing protein, which yields MRLGRPLAAASVMAAAIGASLAASPALAGDSLAFKIADDQQVIVNPSDTAFPVSGSGCTGKDAAVGVALHTSKGEMSTIVKATPDAEGNWSTTLNIPELVKSTGAEAKTDGSDDGWSIVAGCVSYGEEKGQDQQGIAFDDTDVDGTYKITTDENGAQKITVDVKGFSPKEKVTLTLVSKTDSSKTYPVGTLEADANGNVTGELPAPSNVPDGEYTLTIEGDRYGEGGSSTKTVVAKGGSLDLVEDGSNGITDNGGATANPTAPASNSNVNVPASTDATPAASTSGKPLAQTGANGLLFGGIAAALVAIGGGALVVRRRKA from the coding sequence ATGCGTCTTGGACGCCCCCTGGCCGCCGCGAGCGTGATGGCCGCCGCCATCGGCGCCTCCCTCGCCGCCTCCCCCGCCCTGGCCGGCGACTCCCTCGCCTTCAAGATCGCCGATGACCAGCAGGTCATCGTCAACCCCTCGGACACCGCCTTCCCGGTATCGGGCTCCGGCTGCACCGGCAAGGACGCGGCTGTCGGCGTCGCCCTCCACACTTCGAAGGGCGAGATGTCCACTATCGTGAAGGCCACCCCCGACGCCGAGGGCAACTGGTCCACCACCCTGAACATCCCCGAGCTGGTCAAGTCCACTGGCGCTGAGGCCAAGACGGACGGCTCGGACGACGGCTGGTCCATCGTGGCCGGTTGCGTCTCCTACGGCGAGGAGAAGGGCCAGGACCAGCAGGGCATCGCCTTCGACGACACCGACGTGGACGGCACCTACAAGATCACCACCGACGAGAACGGCGCTCAGAAGATCACGGTGGACGTCAAGGGCTTCTCCCCCAAGGAGAAGGTCACCCTCACCCTGGTCAGCAAGACCGACTCCTCCAAGACCTACCCCGTCGGCACGCTGGAGGCTGACGCCAACGGCAACGTCACGGGCGAGCTTCCGGCCCCCTCGAACGTGCCTGACGGCGAGTACACGCTGACCATCGAGGGCGACCGTTACGGCGAGGGCGGCAGCAGCACCAAGACCGTCGTCGCCAAGGGCGGCTCCCTCGACCTCGTGGAGGACGGCAGCAACGGCATCACCGACAACGGTGGCGCCACCGCCAACCCGACCGCTCCCGCCTCCAACAGCAACGTGAACGTCCCGGCCAGCACCGACGCCACCCCGGCGGCCTCCACCTCCGGCAAGCCCCTGGCCCAGACCGGTGCCAACGGCCTGCTCTTCGGCGGCATTGCCGCGGCCCTCGTGGCCATCGGTGGCGGCGCCCTCGTCGTGCGTCGTCGTAAGGCCTGA
- a CDS encoding LPXTG cell wall anchor domain-containing protein, with translation MRLGRPLAAASAVAAMTGASLIASPVLANSSNSNSPSTPSSTAEATTPSGGPAQPSPAPSKTAEATPAPSKTSEATPAPSKTSEGSSFKITQEKTFVSTSTNTSFTVSGTGCTGKQATVGIALYAPDGSVSDVVKTEAAADGSWTSDLDLAALIKSIGSTTATTTDGWTIGAGCMTYGDKTETAQVTKQQQTQIYFDDTRISGSYEVSTRTESQSQTFTFNAQGFYASEKVTVLLKSKSDSSICYTLGELTVDANGNLTGNLPAPSDAPDGEYVLVLTGSHHSETATSQTVTTVSQHTFTVESTERSTTETETAENNGGGNNGGDKQAGGDKTTEQKTTENNGGGDKQAGGDKTTEQKTTENNGGGDKQAGGDKTTEQKTTERSTSERQNSEQNTTERSTSERQSTEQKTTEQSTTERSASENNGGSDKQAGGDKTTEQKASEQKTTENSGGGNNGGSNSNANAGSDKQAGGDKQANAGDNKAGADKGNNLSSNAKDSSSENRAGGETTKDSDGSLAHTGANGLLFGGIAAFLVVAGGAALVLRRRNKA, from the coding sequence ATGCGTCTTGGACGCCCCTTGGCCGCAGCCAGCGCGGTGGCCGCAATGACCGGAGCCTCGCTCATTGCCTCTCCCGTTCTCGCCAACAGCTCCAACAGCAACAGCCCGAGCACCCCCAGCAGCACCGCCGAGGCGACCACGCCTTCCGGCGGCCCTGCTCAGCCCAGCCCGGCTCCCAGCAAGACCGCCGAAGCCACTCCGGCCCCCAGCAAGACGAGCGAGGCTACTCCTGCCCCCAGTAAGACGAGTGAGGGCAGCAGCTTCAAGATCACCCAGGAGAAGACCTTCGTCTCGACCAGCACCAACACGTCCTTCACCGTCTCGGGAACCGGCTGCACTGGGAAGCAGGCCACCGTCGGCATCGCGCTGTATGCACCTGACGGCTCCGTTTCCGACGTCGTCAAGACCGAGGCGGCCGCAGACGGTAGCTGGACCTCAGACCTTGACTTGGCGGCGCTCATCAAGTCCATCGGCTCAACCACGGCCACCACTACTGACGGGTGGACCATCGGAGCCGGCTGCATGACCTACGGCGACAAGACTGAGACGGCCCAGGTCACCAAGCAGCAGCAGACGCAGATCTACTTCGACGACACGCGTATCTCCGGCTCCTACGAGGTCTCCACCCGCACGGAGAGCCAGTCCCAGACCTTCACCTTCAACGCTCAGGGCTTCTACGCCAGCGAGAAGGTAACGGTCCTCCTCAAGAGCAAGAGCGACTCCAGCATCTGCTACACCCTTGGTGAGCTGACGGTTGACGCCAACGGCAACCTCACGGGCAACCTGCCCGCCCCCTCTGACGCCCCCGACGGGGAGTACGTCCTGGTTCTGACCGGCTCCCACCACAGCGAGACGGCCACCAGCCAGACCGTCACCACGGTCTCCCAGCACACCTTCACCGTCGAGAGCACCGAGCGCTCCACCACCGAGACCGAGACCGCCGAGAACAATGGCGGCGGCAACAACGGCGGCGACAAGCAGGCCGGTGGCGACAAGACCACCGAGCAGAAGACCACCGAGAACAACGGCGGCGGCGACAAGCAGGCCGGCGGTGACAAGACCACCGAGCAGAAGACCACCGAGAACAACGGCGGCGGCGACAAGCAGGCCGGCGGTGACAAGACCACCGAGCAGAAGACCACCGAGCGCTCGACCTCCGAGCGTCAGAACTCGGAGCAGAACACCACCGAGCGCTCGACCTCCGAGCGTCAGAGCACTGAACAGAAGACCACTGAGCAGAGCACTACAGAGCGCTCGGCTTCTGAGAACAACGGTGGGAGCGACAAGCAGGCCGGCGGCGACAAGACCACCGAGCAGAAGGCCAGCGAGCAGAAGACCACCGAGAACAGCGGTGGCGGCAACAACGGCGGAAGCAACAGCAACGCCAACGCCGGCAGCGACAAGCAGGCTGGTGGAGACAAGCAGGCCAACGCCGGCGACAACAAGGCCGGGGCTGACAAGGGCAACAACCTGAGCTCGAACGCCAAGGACTCCTCCTCGGAGAACCGGGCCGGCGGTGAGACGACCAAGGACAGCGACGGTTCCCTGGCCCACACCGGTGCCAACGGCCTGCTCTTCGGCGGGATCGCCGCGTTCCTGGTCGTGGCTGGAGGCGCCGCCCTGGTGCTGCGTCGCCGCAACAAGGCCTGA
- a CDS encoding PTS transporter subunit EIIC, whose product MSDKKKTGGAFALAQRLGRSLMLPIATLPAAGLLLRLGQADMLGAEGLAAKASWLQPVADIFSAAGGAVFDNLPLIFAVGVAVGFAKKADGSTGVAALFGFLVYRAVTWTMSPIIMGEPAPLSKEALDCLHSFDPATGKIAQVGPWNQGVKFCDIPTQTPINYGVLGGIVIGVVAALLWQRYYRVKLPDWLAFFGGRRFVPIVTSGAALVIALIMSALYPAFNWLINEQLGGWLINAGNSKGIAGALAVFVFGTVNRLLIPFGLHHLLNSVPWFQLGSCQTASGDTAHGDITCFFQGVDGSNSWTGGFTTGFFPIMMFALPAAALAIWHTAKPAKRKATGALMISVALTAFITGITEPLEYAFAYVAFPIYAVHAVLTGSSLAIANLLGAKDGFAFSAGAIDYLLNFGKSAELSGGVVRGPLMIIVMGLVYAVIYYFLFRFLIVKFDFKTPGREDDDVDAFAAAQAAAAKSTGKKAAESTRR is encoded by the coding sequence ATGTCAGACAAGAAGAAGACGGGCGGCGCCTTCGCCCTTGCTCAGCGTCTGGGGAGATCCCTGATGCTGCCCATTGCCACGCTCCCGGCAGCGGGTCTGCTGCTGCGTCTGGGGCAGGCGGACATGCTGGGGGCCGAGGGACTGGCCGCGAAGGCGTCCTGGTTGCAGCCCGTCGCAGACATCTTCAGCGCGGCCGGTGGGGCGGTCTTCGACAACCTGCCCCTCATCTTCGCCGTCGGCGTCGCCGTGGGTTTCGCCAAGAAGGCTGACGGCTCCACCGGGGTGGCCGCACTGTTCGGCTTCCTCGTCTACCGGGCAGTCACCTGGACCATGTCGCCCATCATCATGGGCGAGCCCGCCCCCCTGAGCAAGGAGGCCCTGGACTGCCTCCACTCCTTCGATCCCGCCACGGGGAAGATCGCACAGGTTGGCCCCTGGAATCAGGGAGTCAAGTTCTGTGACATCCCCACCCAGACGCCCATCAACTACGGGGTTCTCGGCGGTATCGTCATCGGCGTCGTCGCCGCCCTGCTGTGGCAGCGCTACTACCGCGTCAAGCTGCCCGACTGGCTGGCCTTCTTCGGTGGACGCCGCTTCGTCCCCATCGTCACCTCCGGTGCCGCGCTGGTCATCGCCTTGATCATGTCGGCGCTCTACCCGGCCTTCAACTGGCTCATCAACGAGCAGCTCGGCGGCTGGCTCATCAACGCCGGAAACTCCAAGGGCATCGCCGGCGCCCTGGCGGTCTTCGTCTTCGGTACCGTCAACCGCCTGCTCATCCCCTTCGGCCTGCACCACCTGCTCAACTCCGTGCCCTGGTTCCAGCTCGGCTCCTGCCAGACGGCCTCCGGGGACACGGCGCACGGTGACATCACCTGCTTCTTCCAGGGCGTGGACGGCTCGAACTCCTGGACCGGGGGCTTCACGACCGGCTTCTTCCCGATCATGATGTTCGCGCTGCCCGCCGCCGCCCTGGCCATCTGGCACACGGCCAAGCCTGCCAAGCGCAAGGCGACCGGCGCCCTCATGATCTCTGTGGCACTGACCGCTTTCATCACCGGTATCACTGAGCCCCTCGAGTACGCCTTCGCCTACGTGGCCTTCCCGATCTACGCCGTCCACGCGGTGCTGACCGGCTCCTCCCTGGCCATCGCCAACCTCCTGGGCGCCAAGGACGGCTTCGCCTTCTCCGCCGGGGCGATCGACTACCTGCTCAACTTCGGCAAGTCCGCCGAACTCTCCGGTGGTGTGGTCCGCGGACCGCTCATGATCATCGTCATGGGGCTGGTCTACGCCGTCATCTACTACTTCCTCTTCAGGTTCCTCATCGTCAAGTTCGACTTCAAGACCCCTGGGCGCGAGGACGACGACGTCGATGCCTTCGCTGCCGCGCAGGCCGCTGCCGCCAAGTCCACGGGCAAGAAGGCTGCGGAGTCAACCCGGCGCTGA
- a CDS encoding glucose PTS transporter subunit EIIB has translation MSQAQSIVDALGGFDNIVEIEPCITRLRCELEDGSLVDEPALKTAGAHGVVKLGDIVQVVVGPNADTIAEDIEDLR, from the coding sequence ATGTCTCAGGCACAGAGCATCGTCGACGCCCTCGGAGGATTCGACAACATCGTGGAGATCGAACCCTGCATCACGCGGCTGCGCTGCGAGCTGGAGGACGGTTCCCTCGTGGACGAGCCGGCCCTGAAGACCGCGGGAGCACACGGTGTCGTCAAGCTCGGCGACATCGTGCAGGTCGTGGTCGGCCCCAACGCGGACACCATCGCGGAGGACATCGAGGACCTGCGGTGA
- the pepN gene encoding aminopeptidase N, with amino-acid sequence MPGQNLTRFEAAERSATVRTQSYDVVLDLTRGETVFGSTTTARFTATPGSSTFIDLVAPTVHSITLNGAPLDPTEVYTDSRIALKDLAADNELVVVADCAYMHTGEGLHRFTDPADSETYLYSQFEVPDSRRVFAVFEQPDLKASFTFTVTAPSSWTVLSNSPTPEPTPAEAADGSGDAHTFAFAPTEPMSSYVTAIVAGPYVGVTDEYVAGDGRTVPLGVYCRKSLVEYMDSEEILDLTKRGFAYYEDLFATPYAFTKYDQIFVPEFNAGAMENAGCVTHRDDYIFRSRPVEARVERRAVTILHELAHMWFGDMVTMTWWNDLWLNESFAEYTSTLATAEITRWNQAWTTFQTLEKGWAYNQDQLSSTHPVAAEIHDLHDVEVNFDGITYAKGASVLAALVGYVGRENFFAGIQRYLAAHAYANAELSDLLRELEAVSGRDLSTWTRLWLQEAGVTTLRTQLATDADGLITQATVRQEIPADSPASLRPHRVAIGCYSLTGRGAEARLERTDRIELDVDGELTEVPELVGTKRADVLVLNDDDLTYAKVRLDEDSLSFGLEHIEAFTESLPRSIVLASAWDMVRDGELAASRFLDAALRALGVEEHSSVIQGLLGRITTCLSGFLPPAVRRDLAPGTADRLLELARAAQPGSDKQLQLVRALAAHAVTDEQLDVVAGLEEGSQTLGGLDVDQDLRWDLLIGLVAAGRSGEEQIRAEEARDRTTTGRERAAEARASIPTPEAKQDTWRALIGDAAMPNETQVRVLRGLTNVERHPELLAPFVGAYVEAIDSVWSSRTFHMAENLLTGLWSCVTVGLKGADDPAAALTGWLESHDQAPAALRRIVRENLDDTLRVARAQAAESQSQQ; translated from the coding sequence ATGCCCGGTCAGAACCTGACTCGTTTTGAGGCCGCCGAGCGCAGCGCAACCGTACGGACCCAGAGCTATGACGTCGTCCTCGATCTCACGCGCGGCGAGACGGTCTTCGGCTCCACCACCACGGCACGCTTCACGGCCACCCCGGGTTCCTCCACCTTCATAGACCTCGTCGCACCAACGGTCCACTCCATTACCCTCAACGGGGCCCCTCTTGACCCCACCGAGGTCTACACGGACTCACGCATCGCGCTGAAGGATCTGGCCGCGGACAATGAGCTCGTCGTCGTCGCCGACTGCGCCTACATGCACACCGGAGAGGGGCTGCACCGCTTCACCGACCCGGCCGACAGCGAAACCTATCTCTACAGCCAGTTCGAGGTCCCCGACTCCCGGCGGGTCTTCGCCGTCTTCGAGCAGCCCGACCTCAAGGCTTCCTTCACCTTCACCGTCACCGCACCGTCGAGCTGGACGGTGCTGTCCAACTCCCCCACCCCTGAGCCGACTCCCGCCGAGGCCGCCGATGGTTCAGGGGATGCCCACACCTTCGCCTTCGCCCCCACCGAGCCGATGAGCTCCTACGTCACGGCCATCGTCGCCGGGCCTTACGTCGGTGTGACCGACGAGTATGTGGCCGGCGACGGACGTACCGTGCCACTGGGGGTCTACTGCCGAAAGAGTCTGGTCGAGTACATGGACTCAGAGGAGATCCTGGACCTGACCAAGCGGGGCTTCGCCTACTACGAGGATCTGTTCGCCACCCCCTATGCCTTCACCAAGTACGACCAGATCTTCGTTCCTGAGTTCAATGCCGGGGCGATGGAGAACGCCGGTTGCGTCACCCACCGCGACGACTACATCTTCCGCTCCAGGCCCGTCGAGGCCCGAGTGGAGCGGCGCGCCGTGACGATCCTGCACGAGCTGGCCCACATGTGGTTCGGGGACATGGTCACCATGACCTGGTGGAACGACCTGTGGCTCAACGAGTCCTTCGCCGAGTACACCTCCACTCTGGCCACCGCCGAGATCACTCGTTGGAACCAGGCCTGGACGACCTTCCAGACCCTGGAGAAGGGGTGGGCCTACAACCAGGATCAGCTCAGCTCCACCCACCCCGTGGCCGCGGAGATCCATGACCTGCACGACGTCGAGGTCAACTTCGACGGCATCACCTACGCCAAGGGGGCCTCAGTCCTGGCTGCGCTCGTGGGCTACGTGGGCAGGGAGAACTTCTTCGCCGGCATCCAGCGCTACCTGGCGGCGCACGCCTACGCCAACGCCGAGCTGAGCGACCTGCTCCGTGAGCTGGAGGCGGTCTCGGGACGCGACTTGAGTACCTGGACCCGCCTGTGGCTCCAGGAGGCCGGTGTGACGACCCTGCGCACGCAGCTGGCCACCGACGCCGACGGCCTCATCACCCAGGCGACCGTCCGCCAGGAGATCCCCGCCGACTCACCGGCCTCGCTGCGCCCGCACCGGGTGGCGATCGGCTGCTACAGCCTGACCGGCCGGGGAGCCGAGGCACGCCTGGAGCGCACCGACCGCATCGAGCTCGATGTCGACGGTGAGCTGACCGAGGTTCCTGAGCTGGTCGGCACCAAGCGGGCGGATGTCCTCGTCCTCAATGATGACGACCTCACCTACGCCAAGGTCCGCCTCGATGAGGACTCACTGTCCTTCGGCCTCGAGCACATCGAGGCCTTCACCGAGTCCCTGCCGCGCTCGATCGTCCTAGCATCGGCCTGGGACATGGTGCGCGACGGCGAGCTTGCCGCCTCCCGATTCCTTGACGCGGCCCTGCGGGCGCTGGGTGTGGAGGAGCACTCCTCGGTCATCCAGGGGCTGCTGGGACGCATCACCACCTGCCTGTCCGGTTTCCTGCCCCCGGCCGTACGCCGCGACCTCGCCCCGGGCACCGCCGACCGGCTACTGGAGCTGGCGCGGGCGGCCCAGCCCGGCAGCGACAAGCAGCTCCAGCTGGTCAGAGCCCTGGCCGCTCACGCCGTCACCGATGAACAGCTCGACGTCGTCGCCGGGCTTGAGGAGGGAAGCCAGACTCTCGGCGGTCTCGACGTCGACCAGGACCTGCGCTGGGACCTGCTGATCGGCCTGGTGGCCGCCGGCCGCAGCGGGGAGGAGCAGATTCGTGCCGAGGAGGCCCGGGACCGCACAACCACGGGGCGTGAGCGCGCTGCGGAGGCCCGGGCATCGATCCCGACCCCGGAGGCGAAGCAGGACACCTGGCGGGCCCTCATCGGCGATGCCGCTATGCCCAACGAGACCCAGGTGCGCGTCCTGCGGGGCCTGACCAATGTCGAGCGCCACCCCGAGCTGCTGGCTCCCTTCGTGGGGGCATATGTGGAGGCCATCGACTCCGTGTGGTCCTCCCGCACCTTCCACATGGCCGAGAACCTGCTGACGGGCCTGTGGTCGTGCGTCACGGTGGGCCTCAAGGGCGCTGACGACCCAGCCGCCGCCCTGACGGGCTGGTTGGAGTCCCACGACCAGGCACCGGCCGCACTGCGACGGATCGTGCGCGAGAACCTCGATGACACGCTGCGCGTGGCCAGGGCGCAGGCCGCCGAGAGCCAGAGCCAGCAGTAA
- a CDS encoding LCP family protein: MDSTSHDEHSAAPSEASDATDTCSPLPQRRRQGRGGTGITRCSRRRRIVVGLSTAVMTTALALGADVAVLAHRPARVDIAMPTTSSPTAGETWLILGTDSRATVPGDQNRYGTTQEVEGSRADVIALVRPSQEGVTIINLPRDLTINSKGMELDRLATTYVPGPQNTVNALCTGLGIPTTHLVTIDMAQFATIIDSLGGIEVDVPEPVRDAYTGLNLSSAGRHRLSGIDALALVRSRHPEILRDGRWVTMSQADGAQRRSQSTATVMQAVLSAIGQKASNPVSLHQLAHTVAGNITLDSGTGLSDLAALGRSASKARRAGATTIIDLPTGPRDESIIVSPNQESRDLLARYGYSPKTCRPAGA; this comes from the coding sequence ATGGACTCCACCTCCCACGACGAGCACAGCGCAGCCCCCTCGGAGGCCTCGGACGCCACCGATACCTGCTCCCCCCTGCCGCAGCGACGCCGCCAGGGCCGAGGCGGCACAGGCATCACGCGCTGCTCGAGGCGCCGCAGGATCGTCGTCGGCCTGAGCACCGCGGTCATGACGACCGCCCTGGCCCTGGGCGCGGATGTGGCGGTCCTGGCTCATCGCCCTGCACGCGTCGACATCGCCATGCCCACCACGTCCTCCCCGACGGCGGGCGAGACCTGGCTGATCCTGGGAACCGACTCTCGCGCCACCGTGCCGGGAGACCAGAACCGTTACGGAACCACTCAGGAGGTGGAGGGTTCCCGCGCCGATGTCATCGCCCTGGTACGCCCCTCCCAGGAGGGAGTCACCATCATCAACCTGCCCCGGGACCTGACCATCAACAGCAAGGGCATGGAGCTGGACCGGCTGGCCACCACCTACGTTCCAGGACCACAGAACACGGTCAACGCCCTGTGCACCGGGCTCGGAATCCCCACCACGCATCTGGTGACCATCGACATGGCTCAGTTCGCCACCATCATCGACTCCCTGGGTGGCATTGAGGTGGACGTGCCCGAGCCGGTTCGAGACGCCTACACCGGACTGAACCTCTCCTCCGCCGGCCGCCACCGACTCAGCGGGATCGACGCCCTAGCCCTTGTCCGCTCACGGCACCCGGAGATCCTGCGCGACGGCAGATGGGTGACCATGAGCCAGGCCGATGGCGCCCAACGCCGTAGCCAGTCCACGGCCACCGTGATGCAGGCCGTGCTGTCCGCCATCGGGCAGAAGGCCAGCAACCCCGTCTCACTCCATCAGCTGGCACACACCGTGGCCGGGAACATCACCCTGGACTCAGGTACTGGGCTCAGCGACCTGGCCGCACTGGGACGCAGCGCCTCGAAGGCCAGGCGGGCCGGGGCCACGACGATCATTGATCTTCCGACGGGACCACGGGACGAGTCGATCATCGTCTCCCCCAACCAGGAGTCGCGTGACCTGTTGGCCCGCTATGGGTACAGTCCCAAAACCTGTCGGCCAGCGGGCGCCTAG
- a CDS encoding GntR family transcriptional regulator, with amino-acid sequence MPKNAGKKPAKYVIVRNHLLDLVRNGLANGSPVPSERELCEQFEVSRMTVRQAIDTLVVDGVLERHQGKGTFVAPPKLDLQVRLTSFTQEMRRRGMEPGVVMLQAETIASDETVAEALELEAGVEVHHLRRLLTANAIPMAIEENWIPAALLPNLLRTSPNFSVYAELTQADLAPQWGEDMIEAHAATAQEAALLSVQEGAPTLDITRRTFHEHCAIDYSRTLFRADRYTLWVPVAAPKPAFRPDRSSS; translated from the coding sequence ATGCCCAAGAACGCAGGTAAGAAGCCGGCAAAGTACGTCATCGTGCGCAATCACCTGCTGGACCTGGTCAGGAACGGGCTCGCCAACGGCAGTCCGGTGCCCTCTGAGCGCGAGCTGTGCGAGCAGTTTGAGGTCTCCCGCATGACCGTGCGTCAGGCCATCGACACCCTCGTCGTCGACGGCGTCCTGGAGCGCCACCAGGGCAAGGGAACCTTCGTGGCGCCTCCCAAGCTTGACCTGCAGGTTCGGCTGACCTCCTTCACCCAGGAGATGCGGCGCCGCGGGATGGAGCCAGGTGTCGTCATGCTGCAGGCCGAGACCATCGCCTCCGATGAGACCGTGGCGGAGGCGCTCGAGCTCGAGGCCGGGGTCGAGGTCCACCACCTGCGTCGCCTGCTGACCGCCAACGCCATCCCCATGGCGATCGAGGAGAACTGGATTCCCGCTGCGCTTCTGCCCAACCTGCTGCGCACCAGCCCGAACTTCTCGGTCTACGCCGAGCTGACCCAGGCCGACCTGGCGCCGCAGTGGGGCGAAGACATGATCGAGGCCCATGCGGCCACGGCCCAGGAGGCAGCGCTGCTCTCCGTCCAGGAGGGCGCCCCGACCCTGGACATCACTCGGCGCACTTTCCATGAGCACTGCGCCATCGACTACTCGCGCACCTTGTTCCGCGCCGACCGTTACACCCTGTGGGTCCCGGTGGCCGCCCCCAAACCCGCCTTCCGCCCGGACCGCTCGTCGTCTTGA
- a CDS encoding PTS sugar transporter subunit IIA, whose translation MSLTVQSPVSGVVVALSDVPDPVFSGKIVGPGVAITPDTADGGEVSVLAPISGTITKIHPHAYVITNDDGHSVLVHLGLDTVSLGGKGFTLLASEGDTIDAGSPVISWSPAQIEAGGLNPIVPVIALEGDETDLEPVSPGRIMAAGDTLMTWV comes from the coding sequence GTGAGCCTGACCGTCCAGTCGCCGGTATCCGGCGTTGTCGTCGCCCTCAGCGATGTTCCCGACCCCGTCTTCTCCGGCAAGATCGTCGGCCCTGGTGTGGCCATCACCCCGGACACCGCTGACGGGGGCGAGGTCAGCGTCCTGGCACCGATCAGCGGAACCATCACGAAGATCCATCCCCACGCCTACGTCATCACCAACGACGACGGCCACAGCGTTCTGGTCCATCTGGGGCTCGACACCGTGAGTCTGGGGGGCAAGGGCTTCACCCTCCTGGCCAGTGAGGGAGACACCATCGACGCGGGCAGCCCCGTCATCAGCTGGTCACCGGCTCAGATCGAAGCCGGCGGACTCAACCCGATCGTCCCCGTCATCGCCCTGGAGGGTGATGAGACTGATCTGGAGCCCGTATCACCAGGCCGCATAATGGCAGCCGGCGACACGCTCATGACCTGGGTGTAG